A single genomic interval of Cucumis sativus cultivar 9930 chromosome 5, Cucumber_9930_V3, whole genome shotgun sequence harbors:
- the LOC101211411 gene encoding polygalacturonase codes for MPLVGNLPLLSLLFLFLNHGLAAGSTFNIVSLGAIADGKTDASHAFQEAWANACGSSEPATIYVPNGAFYIQSGNFSGPCKNNAITIVINGTLIASSNIQVLAQSQAWIAFRQINGLSIYGGVIDGQGIGLWNCKHSGKSCPDGATNLEISHAQNVNVNGLSSINSQMFNIVVYGCENVQIQGVNVSSAGDSPNTDGIHVQQSLNVNISSTSIGTGDDCISIGPGTTNLWMENIKCGPGHGISIGSLGRQVEEAGVENVTVTTATFTGTQNGVRIKSWGRPSNAFANKILFQHIRFYNVNNPILIDQNYCPNNQGCPGQASGVKVSDVTYQDVNGTSASEVAINFDCSPTNPCTGITLEDIQLTYNNQIPKASCKNARGTASGPLQPRSCLA; via the exons atgcCTCTTGTTGGAAACTTACCCCTTCTTTCCCTTCTGTTTCTATTTCTTAACCATGGTTTGGCTGCTGGATCGACATTCAACATCGTTAGTCTCGGAGCCATAGCTGATGGCAAGACGGACGCCTCACATGCATTTCAAGAGGCATGGGCCAACGCCTGTGGCTCATCAGAACCGGCCACCATTTACGTGCCTAACGGTGCATTCTACATTCAGAGTGGGAACTTTAGTGGACCTTGTAAGAACAATGCTATTACTATTGTCATCAATGGCACTCTTATTGCttcttcaaatattcaagTTTTAGCTCAATCTCAAGCTTGGATAGCATTTAGACAAATAAATGGGCTTTCCATTTATGGTGGTGTTATCGATGGTCAAGGAATTGGGTTATGGAATTGTAAGCATTCAGGAAAGAGTTGCCCTGATGGAGCCACG AATCTTGAAATCTCCCATGCACAAAATGTAAATGTGAATGGACTATCTTCGATTAATAGCCAAATGTTCAATATTGTGGTGTATGGTTGTGAAAATGTGCAAATCCAAGGAGTGAATGTCTCGTCTGCGGGCGATAGTCCAAACACTGATGGCATCCATGTCCAGCAATCATTGAACGTGAACATATCGAGCACAAGCATTGGCACCGGTGACGACTGCATTTCAATTGGTCCAGGAACTACCAACTTGTGgatggaaaatattaaatgtggACCCGGACATGGAATCAG CATTGGGAGCTTGGGGAGGCAAGTAGAAGAGGCTGGAGTGGAAAACGTGACGGTAACAACTGCAACTTTCACGGGGACTCAAAATGGAGTTAGGATTAAGTCTTGGGGAAGACCAAGCAATGCGTTCGctaataaaattctttttcaacaCATTCGTTTCTATAATGTCAACAATCCTATCTTAATCGATCAAAATTATTGTCCAAATAACCAAGGCTGCCCTGGTCAG GCTTCCGGAGTTAAAGTTAGCGATGTGACCTATCAAGACGTTAACGGAACATCAGCCAGTGAAGTAGCaatcaattttgattgtaGCCCAACAAATCCATGCACTGGAATAACGTTGGAAGACATACAACTCACTTACAACAATCAAATTCCAAAAGCTTCATGTAAAAATGCTCGTGGAACTGCCTCTGGTCCTCTTCAACCTCGGAGTTGCTTGGCTTAG
- the LOC101215990 gene encoding 60S ribosomal protein L30, with protein MAPAKKTKKTHESINNRLALVMKSGKYTLGYKTVLRTIRGSKGKLIILSNNCPPLRKSEIEYYAMLAKIGVHHYNGSNVDLGTACGKYYRVSCLSIIDPGDSDIIKSLPGDQ; from the exons ATGGCGCCGGCGAAGAAGACC AAGAAGACTCACGAGAGCATTAACAACAGGCTGGCCCTTGTCATGAAGAGCGGCAAGTACACACTCGGTTACAAAACCGTTCTTCGTACTATCAGAGGTTCCAAAG GGAAGCTTATTATTCTATCGAACAACTGCCCACCTCTGCGTAAATCCGAGATTGAGTACTACGCAATGCTTGCCAAAATAGGAGTTCACCACTACAACGGaa GTAATGTTGATCTTGGAACTGCTTGTGGCAAGTATTACCGTGTCTCCTGCCTTAGCATTATCGATCCAG GTGATTCTGATATTATCAAATCGCTTCCCGGTGATCAGTGA